Proteins from one Pseudomonas bijieensis genomic window:
- a CDS encoding CidA/LrgA family protein has product MLLRGLTWLVLFQLLGTAINHLFLPVLPGPIVGLLLLLGYLVVRGEVSEPLNLAAGSLLRYLPLLLVPPAVGVMVYAGAIAADFWAIVGALTLSLVLSVALTGVLMQRLARRHVAAPEDRQ; this is encoded by the coding sequence ATGTTGCTACGGGGCCTGACCTGGCTGGTGCTGTTCCAATTGCTGGGCACTGCGATCAATCATTTGTTCTTGCCGGTGCTGCCCGGGCCAATCGTTGGCCTGCTGCTGTTGCTGGGCTATCTGGTGGTGCGCGGCGAAGTCAGCGAGCCGTTGAACCTGGCCGCCGGCAGCCTGCTGCGCTACCTGCCGTTGCTGCTGGTGCCGCCAGCGGTGGGGGTGATGGTTTACGCCGGGGCGATAGCCGCCGATTTCTGGGCCATCGTTGGCGCGTTGACTTTGTCTCTGGTGCTGTCCGTGGCGCTGACAGGGGTGCTGATGCAGCGCCTGGCCCGCCGTCACGTCGCCGCCCCGGAGGACCGCCAATGA
- the eat gene encoding ethanolamine permease — MTSTTQLKPTLGTLHLWGIAVGLVISGEYFGWSYGWGTAGTLGFLVTALMVALMYTCFIFSFTELTTAIPHAGGPFAYSRRAFGEKGGLIAGIATLIEFVFAPPAIAMAIGAYLNVQFPELDPKLAAVGAYIVFMTLNILGVSIAAAFELVVTVLAVAELLVFMGVVAPGFSFSNFVLNGWAGSNEFTLASIPGIFAAIPFAIWFFLAIEGAAMAAEEAKDPKRTIPRAYVSGILTLVFLAIGVMIMAGGVGDWRTLSNINDPLPQAMKAVVGNNSTWMHMLVWIGLFGLVASFHGIILGYSRQFFALARAGYLPRGLAKLSRFQTPHRAILAGGVIGIAAIYSDGLVNLQGMSLTAAMITMSVFGAIVMYIISMLSLFRLRKTEPNLERTFRAPGYPIVPGIALFLAVVCLVAMAWFNMLIGLVFLAFMVVGYLYFQLTAKQRSDAPADAMLTGI, encoded by the coding sequence ATGACTTCTACCACTCAACTCAAACCCACACTCGGCACCCTGCATTTATGGGGCATCGCCGTCGGCCTGGTGATTTCCGGCGAGTACTTCGGCTGGAGTTACGGCTGGGGCACCGCTGGGACCCTGGGGTTTCTCGTCACCGCCCTCATGGTGGCGTTGATGTACACCTGCTTCATCTTCAGTTTCACCGAATTGACCACCGCGATTCCCCACGCTGGCGGGCCGTTTGCCTACAGCCGACGGGCCTTTGGTGAGAAAGGCGGGTTGATCGCCGGGATCGCCACGCTGATCGAATTTGTCTTCGCGCCCCCGGCCATCGCCATGGCGATTGGCGCCTACCTCAATGTGCAGTTTCCAGAGCTGGACCCCAAGCTCGCGGCGGTTGGCGCGTACATCGTGTTCATGACCCTGAACATCCTCGGCGTCAGCATCGCCGCCGCGTTCGAGCTGGTGGTCACCGTGCTGGCGGTCGCCGAATTGCTGGTGTTCATGGGCGTGGTCGCGCCGGGCTTCAGCTTCAGCAACTTCGTGCTCAACGGCTGGGCCGGCTCCAATGAGTTCACCCTCGCCTCGATCCCGGGCATTTTCGCCGCAATCCCCTTCGCGATCTGGTTCTTCCTTGCCATCGAAGGTGCGGCCATGGCCGCCGAAGAAGCCAAGGACCCGAAACGCACGATTCCCCGCGCTTACGTCAGCGGCATCCTGACCCTGGTGTTCCTGGCCATTGGCGTGATGATCATGGCCGGCGGCGTCGGTGACTGGCGCACCCTGTCAAACATCAACGACCCGCTGCCCCAAGCGATGAAGGCCGTGGTCGGCAACAATTCCACGTGGATGCACATGCTGGTGTGGATCGGCCTGTTCGGCCTGGTGGCGAGTTTCCACGGGATCATCCTCGGCTACTCGCGGCAGTTCTTCGCCCTGGCCCGGGCCGGCTACCTGCCCCGTGGCCTGGCGAAACTCTCGCGCTTCCAGACCCCGCACCGGGCAATCCTGGCCGGCGGCGTGATCGGCATCGCGGCGATCTACAGCGATGGCCTGGTCAACCTGCAAGGCATGAGCCTGACCGCCGCGATGATCACCATGTCGGTGTTCGGCGCCATCGTGATGTACATCATCAGCATGCTCAGCCTGTTCAGATTGCGTAAGACCGAACCGAACCTGGAACGCACCTTCCGTGCCCCGGGCTACCCGATCGTGCCGGGCATCGCGTTGTTCCTGGCGGTGGTGTGCCTGGTGGCGATGGCGTGGTTCAACATGCTGATCGGCCTGGTGTTCCTGGCGTTCATGGTTGTCGGCTACCTGTATTTCCAACTGACCGCCAAGCAACGCTCCGATGCCCCGGCGGACGCTATGCTCACAGGTATCTGA
- a CDS encoding aldehyde dehydrogenase family protein, which produces MRYAHPGTEGAIVSFKSKYGNYIGGEFVAPVKGQYFTNTSPVNGQPIAEFPRSTAEDIDKALDAAHAAADAWGATSAQARSLILLKIADRIEANLEVLAITESWDNGKAVRETLNADIPLAADHFRYFAGCLRAQEGSAAEIDGNTVAYHIHEPLGVVGQIIPWNFPLLMAAWKLAPALAAGNCVVLKPAEQTPLGICVLMELIGDLLPPGVLNVVQGFGKEAGEALATSKRIAKIAFTGSTPVGSHIMKCAAENIIPSTVELGGKSPNIFFEDIMQAEPSFIEKAAEGLVLAFFNQGEVCTCPSRALVQESIYDEFMKVVMNKVLQIKRGDPLDTDTMVGAQASEQQFDKILSYLEIAKGEGAELLTGGKVEKLEGNLASGYYIQPTLLKGTNKMRVFQEEIFGPVVSITTFKDEAEALAIANDTEFGLGAGLWTRDINRAYRMGRAIKAGRVWTNCYHLYPAHAAFGGYKKSGVGRETHKMMLDHYQQTKNLLVSYDINPLGFF; this is translated from the coding sequence ATGCGTTACGCTCACCCCGGTACTGAAGGCGCTATCGTTTCGTTCAAGAGCAAATACGGTAACTACATCGGCGGCGAGTTCGTCGCGCCTGTCAAAGGTCAGTACTTCACCAATACTTCCCCGGTCAATGGCCAGCCCATTGCCGAATTCCCGCGTTCCACGGCCGAAGACATCGACAAAGCCCTGGACGCCGCCCACGCCGCCGCGGATGCCTGGGGCGCCACGTCGGCCCAGGCCCGTTCGCTGATCCTGCTGAAAATCGCCGACCGCATCGAAGCCAACCTCGAAGTGCTGGCGATCACCGAATCCTGGGACAACGGCAAGGCCGTGCGCGAAACCCTCAATGCCGACATCCCCCTGGCCGCCGACCACTTCCGCTACTTCGCCGGTTGCCTGCGGGCCCAGGAAGGCAGCGCCGCCGAGATCGACGGCAACACCGTGGCCTATCACATCCATGAACCGCTGGGCGTGGTCGGGCAGATCATCCCGTGGAACTTCCCGCTGCTGATGGCCGCCTGGAAACTCGCCCCGGCCCTGGCCGCCGGTAACTGCGTGGTGCTCAAGCCAGCCGAGCAAACCCCGCTGGGCATCTGCGTGCTCATGGAGCTGATCGGCGACCTGCTGCCACCCGGCGTGTTGAACGTGGTGCAAGGCTTCGGTAAAGAAGCCGGTGAAGCCCTGGCGACCAGCAAGCGCATCGCCAAAATCGCCTTTACCGGTTCCACCCCGGTCGGCTCGCACATCATGAAATGCGCCGCCGAGAACATCATCCCGTCCACCGTGGAACTGGGCGGCAAGTCGCCGAACATCTTCTTCGAAGACATCATGCAGGCCGAGCCGAGCTTCATCGAGAAAGCCGCCGAAGGCCTGGTGCTGGCGTTCTTCAACCAAGGCGAAGTCTGCACCTGCCCATCCCGCGCCCTGGTGCAAGAATCGATCTACGACGAGTTCATGAAAGTGGTGATGAACAAAGTCCTGCAGATCAAACGCGGCGACCCGCTGGACACCGACACCATGGTCGGCGCCCAGGCGTCCGAGCAGCAATTCGACAAGATTCTTTCGTACCTGGAAATCGCCAAGGGCGAAGGCGCCGAGCTGCTGACCGGCGGCAAGGTGGAAAAACTCGAAGGCAACCTGGCCAGCGGTTATTACATCCAGCCGACCCTGCTCAAGGGCACCAACAAAATGCGCGTGTTCCAGGAAGAAATCTTCGGCCCAGTGGTGAGCATCACCACCTTCAAGGACGAAGCCGAAGCCCTGGCCATCGCCAACGACACCGAGTTCGGCCTCGGCGCCGGTCTGTGGACCCGCGACATCAACCGCGCCTACCGCATGGGCCGGGCGATCAAGGCCGGTCGCGTCTGGACCAACTGCTACCACCTCTACCCGGCGCACGCCGCGTTCGGTGGCTACAAGAAGTCCGGCGTGGGTCGTGAGACGCACAAGATGATGCTCGATCACTATCAGCAGACCAAAAACCTGCTGGTGAGCTACGACATCAATCCGTTGGGGTTCTTCTAA
- a CDS encoding sigma-54-dependent Fis family transcriptional regulator, with amino-acid sequence MHSNHLSRHAQQVLTVTQGKAHLQGPGSDPSIARSWLRCLEDYHLDPAQNLAPTVLEHGRVLESRERLQQVLHIAGTEMTSLHQQLSGAGHAVLLTDARGVILNCVTAPSERKIFERAGLWLGADWSEACEGTNGIGTCLVERQALTIHQEEHFRGRHTGLTCSASPVFDPQGELLAVLDVSSARPDVSRQSQFHTMALVNLSAKMIESCYFLRCFDNQWLLRFHLQAESVGLFSEGLLAFDGEGRISAVNQSALNLLGHIRGSLLGQRVEDFFDCSLDELLGRASVNASASWPLRTRDGRPLFAVLRGQPRSVPVPIAPLLKAIEPARLPGICLGDAALQEHFRKALRVFERDVPLLIHGETGSGKEAFAKAVHHASQRAGKQFVALNCAAIPESLIESELFGYRGGSFTGARKEGMRGKLQQADGGTLFLDEIGDMPLALQTRLLRVLEDRQVVPIGGEPETVNVRIISATHRQLLERVQDGSFREDLYYRLNGLEIPLPALRERSDKSQLLDFLLAEESGGETVIIDEPARQALLGFDWPGNVRQLRNVLRTLAALCDGGRIGLEDLPAMIRQRPVALVETVAERPLEDAERVALLDVLERQRWHMTHTAEQLGISRNTLYRKLRKHAIAR; translated from the coding sequence ATGCACAGCAACCACTTGAGTCGCCATGCCCAACAAGTCCTGACGGTCACCCAGGGCAAGGCCCACCTGCAGGGCCCCGGCAGCGATCCGTCGATTGCCCGTTCCTGGCTGCGCTGCCTCGAGGACTATCACCTCGACCCGGCCCAGAACCTCGCGCCGACGGTGCTCGAACATGGCCGGGTGCTGGAAAGCCGCGAACGCCTGCAACAGGTGCTGCACATCGCCGGCACCGAAATGACCAGCCTCCATCAGCAACTCTCCGGCGCCGGCCACGCGGTGCTGCTCACCGATGCCCGGGGCGTGATCCTCAATTGCGTCACCGCCCCCAGCGAACGCAAGATTTTCGAACGGGCCGGGCTCTGGCTCGGCGCTGACTGGAGTGAAGCCTGCGAAGGCACCAACGGTATTGGCACCTGCCTGGTAGAACGTCAGGCCCTGACCATCCACCAGGAAGAACATTTCCGTGGCCGCCACACCGGCCTGACCTGCTCGGCCAGCCCGGTCTTCGACCCTCAGGGCGAACTGTTGGCGGTGCTCGACGTGTCCTCGGCCCGCCCGGACGTGTCGCGCCAGAGCCAGTTCCACACCATGGCCCTGGTCAATCTCTCGGCGAAGATGATCGAGAGCTGCTATTTCCTGCGTTGCTTCGACAATCAATGGCTGCTGCGCTTTCACCTGCAGGCCGAGTCCGTGGGGCTGTTCAGCGAAGGGTTGCTGGCGTTCGACGGCGAAGGGCGGATCAGCGCGGTCAACCAGAGCGCGCTCAACCTCTTGGGGCATATTCGCGGCAGCTTGCTGGGCCAGCGGGTGGAAGACTTCTTCGATTGTTCGCTGGACGAGTTGCTCGGCCGCGCGAGCGTCAATGCCAGTGCGAGCTGGCCGTTGCGGACCCGTGACGGTCGGCCTTTGTTCGCCGTGCTGCGTGGCCAGCCGCGCAGCGTGCCGGTGCCGATCGCTCCGTTGCTTAAGGCCATCGAGCCTGCGCGGCTGCCGGGCATCTGCCTGGGGGATGCGGCGTTGCAGGAGCATTTTCGCAAGGCGCTGCGGGTGTTCGAGCGCGATGTGCCGCTGCTGATCCACGGCGAAACCGGCTCTGGCAAAGAAGCCTTCGCCAAGGCCGTGCACCACGCCAGCCAGCGCGCCGGTAAGCAATTCGTCGCCCTCAACTGCGCGGCCATCCCGGAAAGCCTGATCGAGAGCGAGTTGTTCGGCTATCGCGGCGGCAGCTTCACCGGCGCACGCAAGGAAGGTATGCGCGGCAAGCTGCAACAGGCCGACGGCGGCACGTTGTTCCTCGATGAAATCGGCGACATGCCCCTGGCCTTGCAGACCCGTTTGCTGCGGGTGCTGGAAGATCGCCAGGTGGTGCCCATCGGCGGCGAGCCCGAGACGGTCAACGTGCGCATCATCAGCGCCACCCACCGGCAATTGCTGGAGCGGGTGCAGGACGGCAGCTTCCGCGAGGATTTGTATTACCGCCTCAATGGGTTGGAAATCCCCTTGCCGGCGTTGCGCGAGCGCAGTGACAAATCGCAGCTGTTGGATTTCCTGCTGGCCGAGGAGAGCGGCGGCGAGACGGTGATCATCGACGAACCGGCGCGCCAGGCGTTGCTGGGCTTCGATTGGCCGGGCAACGTGCGGCAACTGCGTAATGTATTGCGGACCCTTGCTGCGTTGTGCGACGGCGGGCGGATTGGTCTGGAGGACTTGCCGGCGATGATTCGCCAGCGTCCGGTGGCGCTGGTTGAAACCGTGGCAGAACGGCCGCTTGAAGATGCCGAGCGTGTGGCGTTGCTCGATGTGCTGGAGCGCCAGCGCTGGCACATGACCCACACTGCCGAACAACTGGGCATCAGCCGCAATACCCTCTACCGAAAGCTGCGCAAGCACGCCATTGCCCGCTGA
- the ubiX gene encoding flavin prenyltransferase UbiX: protein MNTRLESNGPDRITLAMTGASGAQYGLRLLDCLVREDREVHFLISKAAQLVIATETDVTLPAKTQMMQAFLTEYTGAAAGQIRVYGKEDWMSPVASGSGAPAAMVVVPCSTGTLSAIATGACNNLIERAADVTLKERRQLILVPREAPYSSIHLEHMLKLSNMGVTILPASPGFYHQPQTIDDLIDFVVARILNLLNIPQDMLPRWGEHHLSSDE from the coding sequence ATGAACACTCGCTTGGAGAGCAATGGCCCCGACCGCATTACGCTGGCGATGACCGGTGCCTCCGGCGCCCAGTACGGCTTGCGCCTGCTCGATTGCCTGGTGCGTGAAGACCGCGAGGTGCACTTCCTGATCTCCAAGGCCGCGCAACTGGTGATCGCCACCGAAACCGACGTGACCCTGCCGGCCAAGACCCAGATGATGCAGGCCTTCCTCACCGAATACACCGGTGCGGCGGCGGGGCAGATTCGTGTGTATGGCAAGGAAGACTGGATGTCGCCCGTTGCATCGGGCTCCGGCGCCCCGGCGGCGATGGTGGTGGTGCCGTGTTCCACCGGGACGCTGTCGGCGATTGCCACCGGCGCCTGCAACAACCTGATCGAGCGGGCCGCGGACGTGACGCTGAAGGAGCGCCGCCAACTGATCCTGGTGCCGCGGGAAGCGCCGTATTCGAGCATTCATCTGGAGCACATGCTCAAACTGTCGAACATGGGCGTGACCATCCTGCCGGCCTCGCCGGGGTTTTATCACCAGCCGCAGACCATCGACGACCTGATCGATTTCGTGGTCGCGCGGATTCTCAATCTGCTGAATATCCCCCAGGACATGCTGCCGCGTTGGGGCGAGCATCATTTGAGCAGCGATGAATAG
- the mpl gene encoding UDP-N-acetylmuramate:L-alanyl-gamma-D-glutamyl-meso-diaminopimelate ligase, whose product MHIHILGICGTFMGSMAVLAKELGHHVTGSDANVYPPMSTQLEAQGIELTQGYDPAQLDPAPDLVVIGNAMSRGNPAVEYVLNKGLPYVSGPQWLADHVLQGRWVLAVAGTHGKTTTSSMLAWVLEHAGMSPGFLIGGVPQNFSVSARLGGTPFFVIEADEYDSAFFDKRSKFVHYRPRTAILNNLEFDHADIFPDLPAIERQFHHLVRTIPSEGLVIHPTTEPALQRVIEMGCWTPVQTTGAGGQWQVKLLKDDGSQFEVLFEGVSQGVVEWDMTGQHNVANALATLAAARHVGVVPSMGIAALSAFKSVKRRMEKVAEVRGITIYDDFAHHPTAIATTLDGLRKRIGDAPLIAIIEPRSNSMKLGAHRDGLPESVVDADQVIWYAPANLGWDLGATAALCTVPSIVSDSLEGIIERVKSQAQPGTHVVIMSNGGFGGLHGKLAEALK is encoded by the coding sequence ATGCACATCCATATTCTCGGTATTTGCGGCACTTTCATGGGTTCGATGGCGGTCCTGGCCAAGGAGCTGGGTCATCACGTGACCGGTTCCGACGCCAACGTCTACCCGCCGATGAGCACACAGCTGGAGGCCCAGGGCATTGAGCTGACCCAAGGCTACGACCCGGCGCAGCTGGACCCGGCGCCAGACCTGGTGGTCATCGGCAACGCCATGTCCCGTGGCAACCCGGCGGTGGAGTACGTGCTCAACAAAGGCCTGCCCTACGTGTCCGGCCCGCAGTGGCTGGCCGATCACGTGTTGCAGGGCCGTTGGGTCCTGGCCGTGGCCGGCACCCACGGCAAGACCACCACCAGCAGCATGCTCGCCTGGGTGCTGGAGCACGCCGGCATGAGCCCGGGCTTCCTGATCGGCGGCGTGCCGCAGAACTTCTCGGTGTCGGCGCGCCTGGGCGGCACGCCGTTCTTCGTGATCGAGGCCGACGAATACGACAGCGCGTTTTTCGACAAACGCTCGAAATTCGTCCACTACCGTCCACGCACGGCGATCCTCAACAACCTTGAGTTCGATCATGCGGACATCTTCCCCGATCTGCCAGCCATCGAGCGGCAGTTCCACCATTTGGTCCGCACTATCCCGAGTGAAGGCCTGGTCATCCATCCGACCACCGAGCCGGCGTTGCAGCGGGTGATCGAGATGGGCTGCTGGACCCCGGTGCAAACCACTGGCGCGGGCGGGCAGTGGCAGGTGAAGTTGCTCAAGGACGACGGTTCGCAGTTCGAAGTGCTGTTCGAAGGTGTGTCCCAAGGCGTGGTCGAGTGGGACATGACCGGCCAGCACAACGTCGCCAACGCCCTGGCGACCCTGGCGGCTGCTCGGCATGTCGGCGTGGTGCCGTCCATGGGCATTGCCGCGTTGAGCGCGTTCAAGAGCGTGAAGCGGCGCATGGAGAAAGTCGCCGAGGTGCGCGGCATCACCATCTATGACGACTTCGCCCACCATCCGACCGCCATCGCCACCACCCTTGATGGGCTGCGCAAGCGCATCGGTGACGCACCGTTGATCGCGATCATCGAGCCACGCTCCAACTCCATGAAACTTGGCGCCCACCGCGACGGCCTGCCGGAAAGCGTGGTCGATGCCGACCAGGTGATCTGGTACGCGCCGGCCAACCTCGGCTGGGACCTCGGCGCCACCGCCGCGCTGTGCACGGTGCCGTCGATTGTCAGCGATTCCCTGGAAGGCATCATCGAGCGCGTGAAAAGCCAGGCTCAGCCCGGCACCCACGTGGTGATCATGAGCAACGGCGGCTTCGGCGGCCTGCACGGCAAACTGGCCGAGGCGCTGAAATGA
- a CDS encoding oxidoreductase has translation MYLTPQHVLLAGATGLTGEHLLDRLLSEPTITRVLAPSRRPLAEHPHLENPVGEPAQVLPQLSGQVDIAFCCLGTTIKKAGSEQAFRAVDLDLVVAFAKRARELGARHLIVISALGADSKSSIFYNRVKGEMEAALKAQDWPQLTICRPSLLLGDRVEPRLAEQLAGPLSKLIPGKYHGIEACQLARAMWRLALEEQNGVRVVESDELRKLGK, from the coding sequence ATGTACTTGACGCCTCAGCATGTTTTGCTCGCTGGAGCCACCGGGTTGACCGGTGAACACCTGCTGGATCGGCTGCTCAGCGAGCCGACCATCACCCGCGTATTGGCGCCTTCACGCCGGCCCCTGGCCGAGCATCCACACTTGGAAAACCCGGTTGGGGAACCGGCCCAGGTGCTGCCACAACTCAGCGGCCAGGTCGACATCGCCTTTTGCTGCCTCGGCACGACCATCAAGAAAGCCGGCTCCGAACAAGCCTTTCGCGCGGTGGACCTGGACCTGGTGGTGGCGTTTGCCAAACGCGCCCGGGAACTCGGGGCACGGCACTTGATCGTGATCAGCGCCTTGGGGGCCGACTCGAAGTCATCGATTTTCTATAACCGGGTCAAAGGCGAAATGGAAGCCGCGCTCAAGGCCCAGGACTGGCCGCAACTGACCATCTGCCGCCCTTCCCTGCTGCTGGGCGACCGCGTCGAACCGCGCCTGGCCGAGCAACTGGCCGGGCCGTTGTCGAAGCTGATCCCGGGCAAATACCACGGCATCGAAGCCTGCCAACTGGCCCGCGCCATGTGGCGACTGGCGCTGGAAGAGCAGAATGGAGTGCGGGTTGTGGAGTCGGATGAGTTGCGTAAGCTCGGCAAATAG
- a CDS encoding YceK/YidQ family lipoprotein: MNRLLVVLLALQLTGCATARTLDAAKPGAPVVYAGTRLDLYALNRGCCAKDRFGAEAPSYPGLDLPGSALLDTLLLPLSLFTALGVGFQATGGL, encoded by the coding sequence ATGAATAGGCTCCTGGTGGTGCTGCTGGCGCTGCAACTGACCGGCTGCGCCACCGCCCGCACCCTCGACGCCGCCAAGCCTGGCGCGCCGGTGGTGTACGCGGGCACGCGCCTGGACCTCTACGCTCTCAATCGTGGCTGCTGCGCCAAGGACCGCTTCGGCGCCGAAGCCCCGAGCTACCCGGGTTTGGATCTGCCGGGCAGTGCGTTGTTGGATACCTTGTTGTTGCCGTTGTCGTTATTCACGGCATTAGGCGTAGGGTTCCAGGCGACAGGCGGGTTGTAA
- a CDS encoding C13 family peptidase translates to MRLFVPLTLTLLLTACGDGESPLPPDARLPDGGRYRGDLVDGLLQGQGRIDYPNGSWYAGQFDKGQWHGTGEWHGSNGEVYRGQFQQGLFHGQGSLTTPTSSYTGGFKLGRRDGEGTLKENGMTYRGEFKADRYSGLGRLELDDGSQYQGPFANGKPNGEGQRFDASGNQFTGKFVDGQLQGKGTFNSADGDVYVGGFKNNQLNGRGRYENADGDVWIGQFKDGALTGKGELIGADGSHYLGHFKDWRFTGEGRLNLPDGSFYIGQFENDSYHGRGTLALTDGTVQSGTWANGQRVRDADGRLLPDVLELGLLAQGRLLEDALANIPASTPAVELYSLTLGGDGKQSVFLRESDYVANMLNSRFGAFGQIRLVNHRDHLGDRPMASRESLRRAAATLAERSGPEDLIFIYLTSHGTSEHELVLDQPRMELADLPADELAVVLAPLKNRDKIVVISACYSGGFIPALKDERTLIMTASRADRVSFGCSEEANFTYFGDALFAQALNQTDDLEQAFKRAKATVAEREQADNFEASEPQIWAPRTVLSHWQLLRKQQARKALQSAALNDGAIKSN, encoded by the coding sequence ATGCGCTTATTCGTCCCACTGACCCTGACCCTGTTGCTCACCGCCTGCGGCGACGGCGAATCGCCGCTGCCTCCCGACGCGCGCCTGCCCGACGGCGGCCGCTATCGCGGCGACCTCGTGGACGGGCTGCTCCAGGGCCAGGGGCGCATCGACTACCCCAATGGCAGTTGGTATGCCGGGCAGTTCGACAAAGGCCAGTGGCACGGCACCGGGGAATGGCATGGCAGCAACGGCGAGGTCTATCGCGGCCAGTTCCAGCAAGGCCTGTTCCACGGCCAGGGCAGCCTGACCACACCGACCAGCAGCTACACCGGCGGCTTCAAGCTGGGGCGACGGGACGGTGAAGGAACGCTCAAGGAAAACGGCATGACCTACCGGGGCGAGTTCAAGGCCGACCGCTATTCCGGCCTCGGACGCCTGGAACTCGACGACGGCAGCCAGTACCAAGGCCCGTTCGCCAACGGCAAGCCCAACGGTGAAGGCCAGCGCTTCGATGCCAGCGGCAACCAGTTCACCGGGAAATTCGTCGATGGACAGCTGCAGGGCAAAGGCACTTTCAACAGCGCCGACGGCGATGTCTATGTCGGCGGCTTCAAGAACAACCAGCTCAACGGTCGCGGTCGCTACGAAAATGCCGACGGCGATGTCTGGATCGGCCAGTTCAAGGACGGCGCGCTGACCGGCAAGGGCGAATTGATCGGTGCCGACGGCAGCCACTATCTCGGTCATTTCAAGGATTGGCGCTTTACCGGCGAGGGTCGCCTGAACCTGCCCGACGGCAGCTTCTACATCGGCCAGTTCGAAAACGATAGTTACCACGGCCGTGGCACCCTGGCGCTGACCGACGGCACGGTACAAAGCGGCACCTGGGCCAACGGCCAACGGGTGCGCGACGCCGATGGACGGCTGCTGCCGGATGTACTCGAACTCGGCCTGCTGGCCCAGGGCCGCCTGCTGGAGGATGCCTTGGCCAATATCCCGGCCTCGACGCCAGCGGTGGAGCTGTACAGCCTGACCCTGGGCGGCGATGGCAAACAAAGCGTGTTCCTGCGTGAATCCGACTACGTCGCCAACATGCTCAACAGCCGTTTCGGCGCGTTCGGACAGATCCGCCTGGTGAACCACCGTGACCACCTCGGCGACCGGCCCATGGCCAGCCGCGAAAGCCTGCGCCGCGCCGCCGCCACCCTGGCCGAACGCAGTGGCCCGGAAGACCTGATCTTCATCTATCTGACCAGCCACGGCACCAGCGAACACGAACTGGTGCTCGACCAGCCGCGCATGGAACTGGCCGACCTGCCTGCCGATGAACTGGCGGTGGTGCTGGCACCGCTGAAGAACCGCGACAAGATCGTGGTGATCTCGGCGTGCTACTCCGGTGGTTTCATCCCGGCACTCAAGGATGAACGCACACTGATCATGACCGCATCCCGGGCCGACCGGGTGTCCTTCGGCTGCTCCGAGGAGGCCAACTTCACCTATTTCGGCGATGCGCTGTTCGCCCAGGCACTGAACCAGACCGATGACTTGGAGCAGGCCTTCAAACGGGCCAAGGCCACCGTCGCCGAACGGGAGCAGGCAGACAATTTCGAAGCCTCCGAACCGCAGATCTGGGCGCCCAGAACCGTCCTTTCCCATTGGCAATTGCTGCGCAAGCAGCAGGCACGAAAAGCATTGCAAAGTGCTGCATTGAACGACGGAGCCATAAAGAGCAACTAA
- a CDS encoding MaoC family dehydratase yields the protein MPYVPVAALKDYVGKELGRSEWLTIDQDRINLFAEATGDFQFIHIDPVKAAQTPFGSTIAHGFLSLSLMPKLMEDILILPEGVKMVVNYGLDSVRFIQPVKVDSKVRLKVDLVDATEKKPGQWLLKATATLEIEGSEKPAYIAEPLSLCFV from the coding sequence ATGCCTTACGTCCCCGTTGCAGCGCTCAAAGATTATGTCGGCAAGGAACTTGGACGTTCCGAATGGCTCACTATCGATCAGGACCGCATCAACCTGTTCGCCGAAGCCACTGGCGACTTTCAGTTCATCCACATCGATCCGGTCAAGGCCGCGCAGACCCCGTTCGGCAGCACCATCGCCCACGGTTTCCTGTCGCTGTCGCTGATGCCCAAGCTGATGGAAGACATCCTGATCCTGCCCGAGGGCGTGAAGATGGTCGTCAACTACGGCCTGGACAGCGTGCGTTTCATCCAGCCGGTGAAGGTCGACTCCAAGGTCCGGCTCAAGGTCGACCTGGTGGACGCCACCGAGAAAAAACCCGGCCAATGGCTGCTCAAGGCCACCGCCACCCTGGAGATCGAAGGCTCGGAAAAACCGGCCTACATCGCCGAGCCGCTGTCGCTCTGCTTCGTGTAA